One genomic region from Xenopus laevis strain J_2021 chromosome 2L, Xenopus_laevis_v10.1, whole genome shotgun sequence encodes:
- the LOC108704543 gene encoding dual serine/threonine and tyrosine protein kinase — protein MTLEDYVDHVQSIVVYAVSEERLSQQDKEELTEIKEKYKLPVFFIRTSSSNDRMIGGSEGLRSALYEQLMELGYLKRGLCNCGAAGSGSTAPSMLMEQFEKIRQLSTFSRQVLQMHLVDAAIVLNMVHSRCLDLFINKAFDMHRDLQITPKRLEYTRQKENELYESLMRISDRKQEELKDMIVDTLNSIREQLLEDAANMQFKDIAIPQNGEPVSAQEVKCCIFQIKELIISRLNQAVVNKLISSVDYLRESFVGTLERCLRSLEKSQQESSSHVTSNHLKQILNAAYHVEVTFNSGSTVTRMVWEQIVQIIQRITWVSPPTITTEWKRRVAQDAIESLSASKLAKSICSQFCKRLKSSHEAFAASLKQLEIGHCGRLEKTNDLWLRVRKDHAPRLARLSLESRSLQDVLLCRKPRIGRELGRGQYGVVYLCDSWGGHFPCALKSVVPPDEKHWNDLALEFHYMRSLPKHERLVDLHGSVVDYSYGGGSSIAVLLITERLHRDLYVGLKTGLTLETRLKIALDVEGIRFLHSQGLVHRDIKLKNVLLDKKHRAKITDLGFCKPEAMMSICIWIWQYVDIAELPVGMRREKGPPLPTPF, from the exons ATGACACTAGAGGACTATGTTGACCACGTTCAGTCAATTGTTGTATATGCAGTAAGCGAGGAAAGATTGTCCCAGCAAGATAAGGAAGAACTAACTGAGATAAAAGAGAAATACAAACTTCCAGTCTTTTTTATCCGGACATCATCATCAAACGACAGAATGATTGGGGGATCTGAAGGGTTACGCTCCGCATTATATGAACAGCTGATGGAACTGGGATATCTGAAAAGGGGTTTATGTAACTGTGGAGCTGCAGGATCAGGCAGCACAGCCCCCAGTATGCTAATGGAGCAGTTTGAGAAGATACGGCAACTAAGTACCTTTTCAAGGCAAGTGCTACAGATGCACCTAGTAGATGCTGCAATAGTTCTTAACATGGTTCATAGCCGATGTTTGGACTTGTTCATCAATAAAGCTTTTGACATGCATAGAGATCTTCAGATAACACCAAAGCGACTGGAGTACACAAGGCAGAAAGAAAATGAGTTGTATGAATCACTAATGCGAATCTCTGACCGTAAGCAAGAGGAACTGAAAGACATGATTGTGGACACCCTAAACAGCATAAGAGAGCAGCTTCTTGAGGATGCAGCGAATATGCAGTTCAAAG ACATTGCAATACCACAAAATGGAGAGCCTGTTAGTGCACAAGAAGTTAAATGCTGCATCTTTCAAATTAAGGAATTGATTATTTCAAGGCTTAATCAGGCAGTAGTTAACAAGCTGATCAGTTCAGTGGACTATCTACGTGAAAGCTTTGTGGGAACACTAGAGAGGTGCCTTCGCAGCCTGGAGAAGTCTCAACAGGAGTCATCCTCACATGTTACCAGCAACCACCTAAAGCAG ataTTAAATGCAGCTTATCATGTGGAAGTCACTTTCAATTCAGGTTCTACTGTCACCAGAATGGTGTGGGAGCAAATTGTGCAG ATCATCCAGCGCATCACCTGGGTGAGTCCTCCTACCATCACCACTGAATGGAAACGCCGAGTTGCTCAGGATGCTATAGAAAGTCTAAGTGCTTCTAAACTTGCCAAGAGCATCTGCAGCCAGTTTTGCAAACGACTGAAAAGTTCCCATGAGGCATTTGCTGCATCTCTCAAGCAG ctagaGATTGGGCACTGTGGTCGACTGGAAAAAACTAATGATCTGTGGTTAAGGGTTCGTAAAGATCATGCACCACGTCTGGCACGTCTGTCTTTGGAGAGCAGGTCCCTGCAAGATGTTTTACTTTGCC GTAAACCAAGGATAGGTCGTGAGTTGGGGAGAGGACAGTATGGAGTAGTTTACTTGTGTGATAGCTGGGGTGGGCACTTCCCATGTGCTCTGAAGTCTGTGGTCCCCCCTGATGAGAAACACTGGAATGACTTGGCTTTGGAATTTCATTATATGAG ATCCTTGCCAAAGCATGAGCGCCTGGTCGATTTACATGGTTCAGTGGTTGATTACAGTTATGGTGGAGGCTCCAGCATTGCTGTCCTGTTAATCACAGAACGTCTTCACAGAGATCTCTATGTAGGCCTTAAG ACAGGCCTTACACTTGAGACACGGCTAAAGATTGCTCTAGATGTAGAAGGTATCCGCTTCCTGCACAGTCAAGGACTTGTACACAGGGAcataaaactgaaaaatgttctg cTGGACAAGAAACACAGAGCTAAGATTACGGATCTTGGATTTTGCAAACCAGAAGCAATGATGTCTATatgtatatggatatggcagtatgtggatatagcagaattacctgtaggaatgagaagaga AAAAGGACCCCCTCTCCCCACACCTTTCTGA